A single region of the Mycobacterium lentiflavum genome encodes:
- a CDS encoding ATP-dependent DNA helicase — MTPDLSVPELLAIAVAALGGSDRSGQLEMAVAVARAFETGEHLAVQAGTGTGKSLAYLIPAIVRAIADEEPVVVSTATIALQRQLVDRDLPRLAESLADALPHPPQFALLKGRRNYLCLNKIHNDSTEEPDGEEGRPQEELFNPMAASALGRDVQRLTAWASTTDSGDRDDLKPGVPERSWSQVSVSARECLGVARCPFGSECFSERARARAGVADVVVTNHALLAIDAVSESTVLPEHSLLVVDEAHELVDRVTSVATAELTSAALGVAARRITRLVNPELVGRLEATTATFAAAIHDAMPGRIDHLDDELATYLRALRDVASAARADIDTTSDAKAAAARAEAVAALSEISDTVSRILTAFGPAIPDRTEVVWLDHEDNRGSTRPVLRVAPLTVAGLLRNHVFSRSTTVLTSATLTIGGSFDAMASAWGLTGTETGPDDATDRLPWRGLDVGSPFEHAKAGILYVAKHLPPPGRDGTGSAEQLNEIAELITAAGGRTLGLFSSMRAARAAADAMRERLSTPVLCQGDDSTSALVEQFSADPETSLFGTLSLWQGVDVPGPSLSLVLIDRIPFPRPDDPLLGARQRAVAARGGNGFMAVAANHAALLLAQGSGRLLRRDTDRGVVAVLDSRMVTAGYGGYLRASLPPFWQTTNAEQVRGALQRLRDASDT; from the coding sequence ATCACGCCGGACCTCTCCGTGCCCGAGCTGCTGGCCATCGCCGTGGCCGCACTCGGCGGCAGCGACCGCAGCGGCCAGCTGGAGATGGCCGTTGCGGTCGCGCGCGCATTCGAAACCGGTGAGCACCTGGCCGTGCAGGCGGGCACCGGGACCGGCAAGTCGCTGGCGTACTTGATTCCGGCGATAGTGCGCGCGATCGCCGACGAGGAACCGGTCGTGGTGTCGACGGCCACGATCGCCCTGCAGCGCCAACTTGTCGACCGCGACCTGCCGCGGCTGGCCGAGTCGCTTGCCGACGCGCTGCCGCATCCGCCGCAATTCGCGCTGCTCAAGGGACGGCGAAATTATCTGTGCCTGAACAAAATTCACAACGACTCCACCGAAGAACCCGACGGCGAAGAGGGTCGGCCGCAGGAGGAGCTGTTCAATCCGATGGCGGCCAGTGCCCTGGGCCGCGACGTTCAGCGGCTCACCGCCTGGGCCTCGACGACGGATTCTGGTGACCGCGACGACCTCAAACCCGGTGTGCCGGAACGATCCTGGTCGCAGGTCAGCGTCTCGGCGCGCGAATGCCTCGGGGTGGCTCGTTGCCCGTTCGGCTCGGAGTGCTTCTCCGAACGTGCCCGCGCGCGCGCCGGTGTGGCCGACGTCGTAGTCACCAATCACGCCCTGCTGGCCATCGACGCGGTCTCGGAATCGACAGTGCTGCCCGAACATTCGCTGCTGGTGGTCGACGAGGCGCACGAGTTGGTCGACCGGGTGACGTCGGTGGCGACCGCGGAGTTGACGTCCGCCGCCCTCGGGGTCGCCGCGCGGCGGATCACCCGATTGGTGAACCCGGAACTGGTCGGACGCCTGGAGGCGACAACCGCGACCTTCGCCGCGGCGATCCACGACGCCATGCCGGGGCGCATCGATCACCTCGACGACGAGCTGGCGACATACCTGCGGGCACTGCGCGACGTGGCCAGCGCGGCACGCGCCGACATCGACACCACCAGCGACGCCAAGGCGGCCGCTGCGCGCGCCGAAGCCGTTGCGGCACTGAGCGAGATCTCCGATACCGTGTCGCGGATCCTGACGGCGTTCGGGCCCGCGATCCCCGATCGCACCGAGGTGGTGTGGCTGGATCACGAGGACAACCGCGGCTCGACGCGCCCCGTGCTGCGGGTGGCACCGCTGACGGTGGCCGGCTTGCTGCGCAACCATGTGTTCTCGCGGTCGACGACCGTGCTGACCTCCGCGACGCTGACGATCGGCGGATCCTTCGATGCGATGGCCTCGGCGTGGGGCCTCACAGGAACCGAGACCGGACCCGACGACGCGACGGACCGCCTGCCCTGGCGGGGCCTCGACGTCGGATCGCCTTTCGAGCACGCGAAGGCCGGAATCCTTTACGTGGCAAAACATCTGCCGCCGCCCGGCCGCGACGGCACCGGCTCGGCCGAGCAGCTGAACGAGATCGCCGAACTGATCACCGCGGCCGGCGGTCGCACCCTGGGCCTGTTTTCGTCGATGCGCGCCGCCCGGGCCGCCGCCGATGCCATGCGCGAACGGCTGTCCACGCCGGTGTTGTGCCAGGGCGACGACAGCACCTCGGCGTTGGTCGAGCAATTCAGTGCCGACCCGGAGACCTCGCTGTTCGGCACGCTGTCGCTATGGCAGGGCGTCGACGTGCCCGGGCCGTCGCTGTCGCTGGTGCTGATCGACCGCATCCCCTTCCCGCGTCCCGACGACCCGCTGCTGGGAGCGCGGCAGCGCGCGGTGGCCGCTCGCGGCGGCAACGGATTCATGGCCGTCGCGGCCAATCATGCCGCGCTGCTGCTCGCGCAGGGCTCGGGACGGCTGCTGCGCCGCGACACCGACCGCGGAGTGGTGGCGGTGCTCGACTCGCGGATGGTCACCGCCGGCTACGGCGGCTACCTGCGGGCGTCGCTGCCGCCGTTTTGGCAGACCACCAACGCCGAGCAGGTCCGCGGCGCCTTGCAGCGCCTACGCGACGCGTCCGACACCTAA
- the glgP gene encoding alpha-glucan family phosphorylase, translating to MKALRRFTVRAHLPERLAALEELSINLRWSWDKATQDLFASIDPTLWANCGSDPVALLGAVNPARLDELALDEGFLRWLDELSADLNDYLSRPRWYQQQQEAGIAMPTGIAYFSMEFGVAEVLPNYSGGLGILAGDHLKSASDLGVPLIAVGLYYRSGYFRQSLSAEGWQNETYPSLDPHGLPLRLLTDAAGDPALVELALPDSARLSARIWVAQVGRVPLLLLDSDVPENEHDLRSVTDRLYGGDQEHRMRQEILAGIGGVRAIRAFTAIEGLPAPEVFHMNEGHAGFLGVERIRELIADQGLDFDTALTVVRSATVFTTHTPVPAGIDRFPVEMVQLYFDDHCDEAAGDRTPALLPGVPTDRVLALGAEDDETKFNMAHMGLRLAQRANGVSLLHGRVSRGMFNELWPGFDRAEVPIGSITNGVHARTWAAPQWLQLGRELAGPDDAAFSDPGVWLRLREVDAGHLWWIRSQLRALLVDDVRRRLRRSWLERGAPYAELGWITKAFDPDVLTVGFARRVPTYKRLTLMLSDPDRLERLLLNEDRPIQLIVAGKSHPADDGGKALIQQVVRFADRPEVRHRIAFLPDYDMSMARLLYWGCDVWLNNPLRPLEACGTSGMKSALNGGLNLSIRDGWWDEWYDGENGWEIPSADGVSDEERRDELESSALYGLLEQAVAPKFYERDEHGVPPRWIEMVRHTLQTLGPKVLASRMVRDYVEQYYTPAAQSLRTAVADTGEGAFGAARELADYRRRAVQAWPKVAITDVDSTGLPDTPVLGSKLTLTATVQLAGLAPDEVTVEAVVGRVDSGDALLDPVTVEMSYTGTAEGGNQVFTTTTSLPVAGAVGYTVRVLPYHPMLAAGNELGLVALAG from the coding sequence GTGAAAGCTCTCCGCCGCTTTACGGTCCGCGCCCACCTGCCCGAGCGGCTCGCCGCACTCGAAGAGTTGTCCATCAATCTGCGATGGTCCTGGGACAAGGCAACGCAAGACTTGTTCGCAAGCATCGATCCGACACTGTGGGCGAACTGCGGCAGCGATCCGGTAGCGCTGCTCGGCGCGGTCAACCCCGCCCGTCTCGACGAATTGGCGCTCGACGAGGGCTTTTTGCGGTGGCTCGACGAGCTGTCCGCCGACTTGAACGACTACCTGAGCCGCCCGCGGTGGTATCAGCAACAGCAGGAGGCCGGCATCGCGATGCCGACCGGTATCGCGTATTTCTCGATGGAGTTCGGCGTCGCCGAGGTGCTGCCCAATTACTCGGGTGGCCTGGGCATCCTGGCCGGCGATCACCTTAAGTCCGCGTCCGATCTTGGCGTGCCGCTGATCGCCGTCGGCCTGTACTACCGCTCGGGGTACTTCCGGCAGTCGCTGAGCGCGGAAGGCTGGCAGAACGAGACCTACCCGTCGCTGGATCCGCACGGGCTTCCGCTGCGGCTACTCACCGACGCCGCCGGGGATCCCGCGCTGGTGGAACTGGCGCTGCCCGACTCGGCGCGCCTTTCCGCGCGGATCTGGGTGGCACAGGTAGGCCGGGTTCCGCTGCTGCTGCTGGATTCCGACGTCCCCGAGAACGAGCACGACCTGCGCAGCGTCACCGACCGGCTGTACGGCGGCGACCAGGAACACCGGATGCGCCAGGAGATCCTGGCCGGGATCGGCGGCGTGCGAGCGATTCGCGCGTTCACCGCGATCGAAGGCCTGCCCGCTCCCGAGGTGTTCCACATGAACGAGGGGCACGCCGGGTTCCTCGGCGTGGAGCGCATTCGCGAGCTGATCGCCGATCAGGGGCTGGACTTCGACACCGCCCTGACGGTGGTGCGGTCGGCCACCGTGTTCACCACCCACACGCCGGTGCCCGCGGGTATCGACCGCTTCCCGGTCGAGATGGTGCAGCTGTACTTCGACGACCACTGCGACGAGGCTGCCGGCGATCGGACGCCCGCGTTGCTGCCGGGCGTGCCAACCGATCGGGTGCTCGCGCTCGGCGCCGAAGACGATGAGACCAAGTTCAACATGGCGCACATGGGGCTGCGGCTCGCGCAACGCGCCAACGGTGTCTCGCTGCTGCACGGTCGCGTCAGCCGGGGCATGTTCAACGAACTCTGGCCGGGATTCGACCGCGCCGAGGTGCCGATCGGGTCGATCACCAACGGCGTGCACGCCCGCACGTGGGCGGCGCCGCAATGGCTGCAGCTCGGCCGCGAGCTGGCCGGGCCGGACGACGCGGCATTCAGCGATCCGGGTGTGTGGTTGCGGCTGCGGGAAGTCGACGCCGGCCATCTGTGGTGGATCCGCTCCCAACTGCGTGCGCTGCTGGTCGATGACGTCCGGCGCCGGTTGCGCCGCTCGTGGTTGGAGCGCGGCGCGCCGTATGCTGAATTGGGTTGGATCACAAAGGCTTTCGATCCAGACGTGCTCACCGTCGGCTTCGCTCGCCGGGTGCCGACGTACAAACGGCTGACGCTGATGCTGAGCGACCCCGACCGACTCGAACGCCTGCTGCTCAATGAGGATCGCCCGATCCAGTTGATCGTCGCCGGGAAGTCACACCCGGCCGACGACGGGGGCAAGGCCCTGATTCAGCAGGTCGTGCGCTTCGCCGATCGTCCCGAGGTGCGCCACCGCATCGCGTTCCTGCCCGACTACGACATGTCCATGGCCCGGCTGCTGTACTGGGGCTGCGACGTCTGGCTGAACAACCCGCTGCGGCCTCTGGAGGCTTGCGGCACTTCGGGAATGAAGAGCGCGCTCAACGGCGGGTTGAACCTGTCCATCCGCGACGGCTGGTGGGACGAATGGTACGACGGCGAAAACGGTTGGGAGATACCGTCGGCAGACGGCGTGAGCGACGAGGAGCGCCGCGACGAGCTGGAATCCAGCGCCCTGTACGGCCTGCTCGAACAAGCAGTGGCGCCGAAGTTCTACGAGCGCGATGAGCACGGGGTGCCGCCGCGCTGGATCGAAATGGTCCGGCACACCTTGCAAACGCTCGGGCCCAAGGTGCTGGCTTCCCGGATGGTGCGCGACTACGTCGAGCAGTACTACACGCCGGCGGCGCAGTCGCTGCGCACGGCCGTTGCCGACACCGGCGAGGGCGCTTTCGGCGCCGCACGTGAGCTGGCCGACTACCGGCGGCGCGCGGTGCAGGCGTGGCCGAAGGTCGCGATCACCGACGTCGACTCCACCGGTCTGCCCGATACTCCGGTGCTCGGCTCGAAGCTGACGCTGACCGCGACCGTGCAGCTGGCCGGTCTGGCGCCCGACGAGGTCACCGTGGAGGCGGTGGTGGGCCGGGTCGATTCCGGCGATGCGCTGCTGGACCCGGTCACCGTCGAAATGTCCTACACCGGAACGGCCGAAGGCGGCAACCAGGTCTTCACGACGACGACCTCGTTGCCGGTGGCGGGAGCGGTCGGATACACCGTTCGGGTGCTGCCGTATCACCCGATGCTCGCCGCCGGTAACGAGCTCGGCCTGGTCGCGCTCGCCGGTTAG